The proteins below come from a single Ostrinia nubilalis chromosome Z, ilOstNubi1.1, whole genome shotgun sequence genomic window:
- the LOC135086936 gene encoding beta-parvin: MSSPRPKSPRTPVLPKKEDKEESIWDKLGTIGRKKGIKKVQEVQAEGKYAIDSPGSPTAPEIPPEEYSLHDNEERAIIEPRSLEDPRVKELIQVLIDWINDELAMQRIIVKDISEDLYDGQVLQKLLEKLTETKLDVPEVTQSEEGQRQKLAVVLRATNRVLYGSSKPVQKWSVDSVHSKNVVSILHLLVALARHFRAPIRLPENVSVNVVVVKKDASNQLSHRTFIEDITTTYDDLGMKCERDAFDALFDHAPDKLQVVKKSLITFVNKHLSKVNLEVMDLDTQFHDGVYLCLLMGLLDGFFVPLYDFHLTPQDFDQKVHNVSFAFELMQDVGLAKPKARPEDIVNLDLKSTLRVLYNLFTKYKDMA, from the exons ATGTCTTCACCACGCCCGAAATCACCCAGAACTCCTGTTTTGCCCAAAAAGGAAGACAAGGAAGAGTCGATTTGGGATAAACTTGGAACTATTGGGCGTAAAAAGGGCATAAAAAAAG TACAAGAGGTGCAAGCAGAGGGTAAATATGCTATCGATTCTCCAGGAAGTCCCACAGCGCCCGAAATACCTCCCGAGGAATACAGCCTAC ATGACAATGAAGAACGGGCCATAATTGAACCCAGGTCACTAGAAGACCCCAGGGTAAAAGAACTCATACAGGTCCTCATTGACTGGATCAATGATGAGCTGGCAATGCAGAGGATCATTGTGAAGGATATCAGTGAAGATCTGTATGATGGTCAAGTACTGCAGAAGCTTCTGGAAAAACTCACAGAGACCAAGCTGGATGTGCCAGAGGTGACTCAGTCAGAAGAAGGACAAAGACAGAAGCTTGCCGTTGTACTTAGAGCAACAAACAGA GTACTTTATGGCAGTTCAAAACCAGTACAAAAATGGAGTGTGGATTCCGTCCACTCCAAGAATGTTGTCTCAATATTACATCTACTGGTGGCATTGGCGCGTCACTTCCGAGCACCGATCCGTCTCCCTGAGAATGTCAGTGTCAATGTCGTGGTGGTGAAAAAAGATGCGTCTAACCAGCTCTCTCACag GACATTCATCGAAGACATCACAACCACTTATGATGATCTAGGAATGAAATGCGAAAGAGATGCATTTGATGCATTATTTGATCATGCCCCTGACAAACTGCAAGTTGTTAAGAAA TCTCTCATCACTTTCGTCAATAAGCACTTGAGTAAAGTTAACCTTGAAGTCATGGATTTGGATACCCAATTCCATGATGGTGTGTACTTGTGCCTACTCATGGGATTGTTGGACGGATTCTTTGTGCCATTGTACGATTTCCACTTGACACCCCAAGACTTTGACCAAAAAGTTCACAATGTTTCATTTGCTTTTGAGTTGATGCAAGATGTGGGGCTTGCCAAACCAAAAGCCAGACCTGAAG ATATCGTAAACCTGGATTTGAAATCTACTCTTCGGGTCCTGTATAATTTATTCACTAAATATAAGGACATGGCttaa
- the LOC135087049 gene encoding secernin-3 produces MRFPKSCDTFVVLPPVTKNGRVIFGKNSDRPQNEVQEVILVKGEERNPKLKCTYITIEESPDPVNTVILSKPAWMWGAEMGANDKNVVIGNEAVWTNNNEGDGDARQRRLLGMDLVRLGLERGHTAEHALNVITMLLEKYGQGGPCSELDDSHFYHNSFLIADPKEAWVLETSGKLWAAEKLTAGYRNISNGLTITTKIDKHSENLQAKAKGMGLWDGQSEFNFTKCFSSGGDEVRQREGERLLKEESAGACFDVKNMFKVLRHKESRICRGCDDTFPTQGSQVSSLTSQGLNVHWFTATPDPSVSYFKPFVFTPKPQISSYTESSNEAKREHHLYKLHAEHVLKSSNEKISTLLHEIENGCLIELEEFIQNYESGQGSLDELNDLMKDCVETEVKLYG; encoded by the exons aTGAGGTTTCCAAAATCTTGCGACACTTTTGTCGTGCTTCCCCCGGTCACTAAAAACGGCCGAGTAATATTCGGCAAAAATTCAGATCGGCCTCAAAATGAAGTGCAAGAAGTGATACTTGTTAAGGGTGAAGAAAGAAATCCAAAACTGAAG TGCACGTATATCACTATTGAAGAAAGTCCAGACCCCGTAAACACTGTTATTCTGAGTAAACCAGCTTGGATGTGGGGAGCAGAGATGGGAGCcaatgataaaaatgtagtcATTGGAAATGAAGCCGTGTGGACAAACAACAACGAGGGTGATGGAGATGCTAGGCAGAGGCGCCTTTTGGGCATGGACTTAgtcag GCTAGGTCTAGAAAGGGGCCACACCGCTGAACATGCTCTAAATGTTATAACTATGCTACTAGAAAAATACGGACAAGGGGGCCCTTGCTCAGAACTTGATGATAGCCACTTCTACCACAACTCATTTCTGATAGCTGACCCAAAAGAAGCTTGGGTGCTAGAAACTAGTGGCAAATTGTGGGCAGCTGAAAAACTGACTGCTGGATACAGAAATATTTCAAATGGTTTAACAATAACTACAAAAATTGACAAACATTCTGAGAATTTGCAGGCAAAAGCCAAGGGAATGGGGCTATGGGATGGACAG AGTGAATTTAATTTCACCAAGTGTTTCTCCTCTGGTGGAGATGAGGTGCGCCAGCGTGAAGGTGAACGGTTGCTAAAGGAAGAAAGTGCAGGTGCATGTTTTGATGTCAAAAACATGTTCAAAGTATTACGTCACAAAGAAAGCCGCATTTGTCGTGGATGCGACGATACCTTTCCTACACAAGGGAGTCAG GTATCAAGCTTGACTTCTCAAGGATTGAATGTCCATTGGTTCACTGCAACTCCAGACCCAAGCGTCTCATATTTCAAGCCATTTGTGTTCACTCCAAAACCTCAGATATCTTCGTACACTGAAAGTTCTAATGAG GCAAAGAGAGAGCATCATTTATACAAACTGCATGCTGAACATGTTTTGAAGAGCAGTAATGAAAAGATATCTACACTTTTACATGAAATAGAAAATGGCTGCCTTATTGAATTAGAAGAGTTTATACAAAATTATGAAAGCGGTCAAGGTTCTTTAGATGagctaaatgatctgatgaaaGACTGTGTTGAAACTGAAGTAAAATTATATGGCTAA